CCTTGCCGCCTCCATCGCCTtcgccttcctcttcttctcttcctctccccATTCCCCTCAAGCTCCCCAATCCCTTGTCGCCCGCTCCCTCACCAAGCTCCCGGGACCCATCGTCCTCCTCATCTCATCCGACGGCTTCCGTTTCGGTTACCAATTCAAGACTAAGACCCCCAACATCGGCCGCCTCATTGCCAATGGAACCGAGGCCGAGACCGGCCTTATCCCCGTCTTCCCCACCCTCACCTTCCCCAACCACTACTCAATCGCCACCGGTTTATACCCGGCTTTCCATGGCATCATCAACAACCGTTTTGTGGACCCCGCCACCGACGAGATCTTCACCATGAGAAGCCACGAGCCCAAGTGGTGGCTCGGCGAGCCACTCTGGGAGACGGTCGTCAATCACGGGCTCAAGGCAGCCACATACTTCTGGCCCGGCTCCGAGGTGAACAAAGGTAATTGGAACTGCCCGGTGAATTACTGTAGGAATTACAATGGTTCAGTCCCATTCGAAGAACGGGTAGATACCGTTCTGCAGTACTTTGATTTGCCAATTGAGGAAATTCCTGTCTTTATTACACTGTATTTTGAGGACCCAGATCGTCAGGGACATCAGGTGGGGCCCGACGATCCGGCAATCACGGAGGCGGTAGGTAGGATCGATCGGATGATTGGGAGGCTGATCCaagggctggagaagagagggaTTTTTGAGGATGTCACGATAATTCTAGTTGGGGATCATGGTATGGTCGGTACCTGTGATAAGAAGCTTGTTTTCCTTGAAGATTTGGCCCCATGGATTGAAATTCCGGAAAGTTGGGTTCACTCATATACTCCTTTGCTTGCAATTTGGCCTCCTTCTGGTGTCAATCCTTCTGATGTGGTGGCGAAAATGATGGAGGGATTGGGCTCTGGGAAGGTTGATAATGGAATGAATCTGAGAGTGTTTCTTAAAGAGGATTTGCCTGAACGGCTTCATTACTCTGCAAGTGATCGGATTCCACCAATAATTGGTCTGGTGGAAGAAGGGTTTAAGGTGGAGATGAAAAGATCGAATAGGAAAGAATGCGGGGGCGCCCATGGCTATGACAATGCGTTCTTTTCCATGCGGACAATCTTTGCTGCACATGGGCCCCAATTCGCGAGGGGCCGGAAAGTCCCATCCTTCGAGAATGTCGAGATTTACAATCTGATCATGTCCATTCTTAAGATACAGGGTGCGCCCACCAATGGGACGGCATCATTTCCAAATTCCATTCTTCTGCCTGGTGCATGAGATTGAGCAGGCATAGGATCATTGATGTCATCTTCTAGGCATCTTTTGTGGAAGATTATGAAGTTTATGAAAGGCTTTTCCCTTTCTGGTTTGGATATATTTCGAATGCAATTTGCAGTGGTTCTGTCCTCTGGTAAGATGAGATGCAATGTAAGTAGACTCTGGATCTTGCAAGAACTCTTGTAGATTTCATTTTCTCACTAGGGTCTTAGAGATCATAGTTAAAGTACAAGGTTTCTATTGCCTTACCAATAATTCTGATTTGAATTTGTATTCTAACAAAGCTGGACATGCTTTAAATTTGAAATGGAGTATAGCTTCTTAAGAGGTAGCTCTATAGAATTCTATTTCCTGTTGTTTGTTTTCAATTGAAAATGAAGTGAGTGGATGTTTGAGCTCACTTTGAATTGTGCACTTCTTGGAAAAGAAAGGGCACCGATGATGATTGCGTTCTTTTCAAAGTGAAGTCACCACTTCCTTTGGGAAGTGCGGAGACTGCTTTCTGCATCAGGTAGTGGAGTGCGTTATATTGTCAAATCGGCTCCAAATTGCTAGTAACCTTGTGTCTTCAAATAGAAGAAACAAGCACAATGGCCTTTTGGTCAGATGCCTTTGGGCTCATTGCATGCATAGAAACTTcaaacaccaaaaatctgttgTGATGCCTCAGCTTCGGGCCTTTATTGCTGGAGAGAGCCGGAGGGAGGTGAGGGAGCTTTTCCTTTTTAGCTGCTGATTATCATTTCTCATATTTCAAGCATAGTCTCTCACATCCTAGGTTtgtcttcaatgacatcaaaccgTTGTCACACATGTTCCTGTTGTGAGCTTTGTggatccttcttttcttttcctggaGAAGAACCTTCCATTCTTTTCCTGGAGAAGAAGAGGTATCCTACAGGAGGGACCCACTGTTTAGCGATCCAAACATGTTGATATGATGTATCCCACCGCATTTCCTTTATAGCTGATGATTATCATTTCTAATATTTCAAGCATTGTCTCCTATCCTCtatcttcaatgacatcaaaccatTGCCACATGTTCCTGTTTTGAGCCCCACCGATCTCTTTTCTGGATAAGAAGAGATGTTCTGCAAATGCGGCCactgttcagtgatccaaactgttgatatgatgtcCCGCTGTGGATGTCCCTTCCAAAGATTGGAAGACCCTAATCAAGGAACTTTGGTTGAATGTGGACTTTTCCTGTGTTTCCTTCCTTGACCTCTATTTGCTAGCTACTAATTGAACAATCAAGATCTTCCCCGTCTTAAGAGAATTTTTGGTATATAGGCCATATAGGGTGGGGCTAATATCAACAACAATTTGAGTTTCTAACGATAGTTCCCACTTGTACAATGCAAAGGCGAGCCAAAGAGGCATCGTCTTCATCATCATGTAagacttatcccaactaattggtcgGCTACATggatcctgttctgccattccactctatcaaggtccATAACTTCGATTAGACCATagttcatcaagtcttttcttgctacctctgcccatgtccttttgggccttctctATGCCCTTTTTGAGCCTTCAACTTAGCCAACTCCCTCCCCACCGACGCAGTTCTTGGTCTTCGTTAGACCTGGCTAATCCATCTACATCTACTTTCCCTTATCTTGTTACCTATAAGTTCCTTagaatgcattcatttataattctaTCCAAATTTACTTTCCCTTATCTTATCACCTGTAAGTTCCATAGAATGCATTCATTGATAATTCTGTCCGTCTGGCTAACCATCCAGTCATCCatgaacatcctcatttcagctatgccCATCTTATTAACATGTTGATCCTTGACTGCCCAACATTGCACGGGTAGTCTTGTAGGCTGTAGctctgcaaaaaataaaaataaaatgaaataaactcCTCTTCAGTTTCATTGGTATCAGGGATCACGTAAAACTCCAGAGGAAACATCTCCACTTCTTCTATTCAGCTCTAATTCTACGGGCAATGTCCTTCCCAATCTCTCCGCTCCCCTGAATTATTTTGATGCAGGACGTCGAAAATGGTCAGTTTGTGTTACTTCTTGGTTAGCAAtctcaactaatttatcattTCTACTCCTATTGTTGCTAAAAATTGTATTCCAGATATTAGGTACTATTTTAGTCCCAAGTAATTTTATAACCTCTAGATTCTTAAGCATTCCTCCACAGTTGTGTTTACCCCCTCTTATCTGCAAAACAGCAAACACCTCAGGAATTCTTGAAAATGCCTTGTTAACTGGTCCAAGCCAATGCAAAAAAGAAACGTGGAAGCCTACTCTAATTGGGAACTcatctctccactagtggtcctcacatttgtcaTCACACTCTcatccactagtggtcctcacttTTGTCATCACACCCTCATCCGCATCCTCCAAGCGTTGAAAGAAGATATGATGCTCCGAGCTAGGGTTTATTTCTAGCATTGATGAAGGATACATGTTGTGAACCTGAGTTTATGTAATAATAACGATTAACAAGTGCCGAGAAGCAACCTGAACAGTGTTTTGGGTGAATAGGTTCAAGCCTgcattcaaaataaaaataaaaataaaaatgggagGGGGACAAAATTAGAAGGATTTCTTACAACCATCGACGCCATTCTTCtctcaaggctatttgggtggcAGCAAAAGTTGAATCCTAAACAGCTTGTTTAGGTCAAGCTGTCCTAGACCAGTTATTTTCATGCTATTTGTCAAGTTTTC
This region of Magnolia sinica isolate HGM2019 chromosome 1, MsV1, whole genome shotgun sequence genomic DNA includes:
- the LOC131218642 gene encoding uncharacterized protein LOC131218642, with amino-acid sequence MGTASLSILTPSEPSQQEQDPPTPTTSLLSPPLPSSTPQTKSTTSNTLIFTALLLTTLIALAASIAFAFLFFSSSPHSPQAPQSLVARSLTKLPGPIVLLISSDGFRFGYQFKTKTPNIGRLIANGTEAETGLIPVFPTLTFPNHYSIATGLYPAFHGIINNRFVDPATDEIFTMRSHEPKWWLGEPLWETVVNHGLKAATYFWPGSEVNKGNWNCPVNYCRNYNGSVPFEERVDTVLQYFDLPIEEIPVFITLYFEDPDRQGHQVGPDDPAITEAVGRIDRMIGRLIQGLEKRGIFEDVTIILVGDHGMVGTCDKKLVFLEDLAPWIEIPESWVHSYTPLLAIWPPSGVNPSDVVAKMMEGLGSGKVDNGMNLRVFLKEDLPERLHYSASDRIPPIIGLVEEGFKVEMKRSNRKECGGAHGYDNAFFSMRTIFAAHGPQFARGRKVPSFENVEIYNLIMSILKIQGAPTNGTASFPNSILLPGA